From the genome of Miscanthus floridulus cultivar M001 chromosome 10, ASM1932011v1, whole genome shotgun sequence, one region includes:
- the LOC136489121 gene encoding CASP-like protein 4D1, which translates to MAFSDSERAAATASLLLRVLTLLLLVASIVILVTNKIYAPFRNVVDPPNITFRDFYTYRYVLSAAVIGGAYTLLVLPFAAIHVAQERRIGRDRRAMALLIFTDVVFAVLIATGAAAGLGLTVESQRFPQGPDFENFFKLVDVSCGLMLVATLCMVIIIMVSVRSIN; encoded by the exons ATGGCCTTCTCGGACTCAGAGAGAGCAGCAGCTACTGCATCGCTGCTCCTGCGGGTTCTCACGCTCCTCCTCCTCGTAGCTTCTATTGTCATTCTAGTGACCAACAAAATCTATGCACCGTTTAGGAATGTAGTAGACCCACCAAATATCACCTTTCGGGACTTCTACACATACCG gTATGTTCTCTCTGCTGCTGTCATTGGAGGTGCGTACACTTTGCTAGTGCTTCCGTTCGCCGCCATCCATGTGGCCCAGGAGAGGAGAATTGGGCGTGATCGTCGTGCGATGGCTCTCCTTATTTTTACAGATGTC GTGTTTGCTGTGCTGATTGCCACAGGAGCTGCCGCAGGCCTTGGTCTGACTGTTGAATCCCAGCGTTTTCCACAGGGTCCGGATTTCGAGAATTTCTTTAAACTGGTGGACGTCTCGTGTGGTTTGATGTTGGTGGCTACTCTCTGCATGGTCATCATCATTATGGTTTCTGTTCGCTCGATCAACTAG